A window of the Thermoproteota archaeon genome harbors these coding sequences:
- a CDS encoding LUD domain-containing protein — MIGISLMLYDLAKLTGVFDGEQPESNLDLIDMSLTGRARGPLVNFIVREMACCYGDVDRVRFEEVNKIRERALDLLKEGSLLEEACENIEENKGHCYRASSGEEVARIVGDLVGEGKTVVKSFSWTVEESKLGERLRESNVVLDTAFPKALYHLRVDNGDLRNLIESMGVRIGEGDVLASLGALYRDALYRADVGITGVRAVAADPGAMTFLPDSGIDRLVTMTPEIHVIVAGIEEVVSTYMEAFLVTEFASKYGKMDFSFLGVVGGPSKTGDIEKRVTYGAHGPREFHVILLDDGRSEALDDDKLRVALTCIRVSKLPCFDTWGLWRRIVGLGDEVYGGVRGEGRCPLLT, encoded by the coding sequence GTGATCGGCATCTCATTAATGCTCTACGACTTGGCTAAATTGACCGGGGTATTTGATGGAGAGCAACCCGAATCCAACTTGGATCTTATAGACATGTCACTCACTGGGAGAGCCAGAGGACCTCTGGTGAACTTCATTGTAAGGGAAATGGCTTGTTGCTACGGTGATGTGGATCGAGTGAGGTTTGAGGAAGTCAACAAGATAAGGGAGAGAGCCCTAGATCTCTTGAAAGAGGGATCACTGCTAGAAGAGGCCTGTGAGAACATAGAGGAGAACAAGGGCCACTGCTACAGGGCGTCCAGCGGTGAAGAGGTTGCTAGGATAGTGGGAGATCTAGTCGGCGAGGGGAAGACTGTCGTCAAGTCGTTCAGCTGGACCGTTGAGGAATCCAAGCTGGGTGAGAGGCTCAGGGAATCGAATGTAGTGCTGGACACCGCGTTTCCTAAGGCTCTATACCATCTGAGGGTTGATAATGGCGATCTGAGGAATCTAATAGAGAGCATGGGTGTGAGGATTGGGGAAGGGGATGTGCTGGCCAGCTTGGGGGCCTTGTACAGGGATGCCCTCTACAGAGCGGATGTAGGGATCACCGGAGTCAGAGCGGTGGCCGCCGACCCAGGTGCGATGACCTTTCTCCCAGATAGCGGCATAGACAGGCTGGTGACAATGACCCCCGAGATTCACGTGATAGTGGCTGGCATTGAGGAGGTTGTAAGCACGTACATGGAGGCCTTCCTAGTCACAGAGTTCGCCTCCAAGTATGGAAAGATGGATTTCTCCTTCTTGGGGGTCGTTGGAGGTCCAAGCAAGACTGGAGATATAGAGAAGAGGGTGACTTACGGTGCCCACGGCCCAAGGGAGTTCCACGTCATACTGCTGGATGACGGTAGATCCGAGGCCTTGGATGACGATAAACTGAGGGTAGCCCTCACCTGCATCAGGGTATCGAAACTTCCGTGCTTCGACACATGGGGACTATGGAGGAGGATCGTGGGGCTTGGCGATGAAGTGTATGGCGGGGTGAGGGGTGAGGGGCGCTGCCCCCTCCTCACATGA
- a CDS encoding lactate utilization protein B produces MTDLTGVSQLLNKVSDDPVLRTALDRAISSYWKKRKQVMERYPYVKELADEVRRIKEWSIDHMDELLDKAIEAVEAKGGKAYIAETAEEARKIVGELVGTGKVVTKAKSMTTEELKLREFLIERGNEVYETDLGEFLVQFLGPKPMHFISPSIHLTREKVAEFLKDFMGVEVDKDDVEGMVALVRKFLRDKYFSADVGISGANAFAADRGAVFLIENESNIRLSISLPPKHIAVVGMEKIVPTMSDAWKVVEVISRYGGYKVTSYINTVMGPARSGEGDIGPEEYHVIFLDNGRREASKDPILKQTLYCLRCGACQYLCPVFGIVGGYWAGLESAYSGGIGVMWEYITGDKETSTQHAFACLLCGRCIEACPMRINQPEVLREIRRRLMERI; encoded by the coding sequence ATGACCGATTTGACGGGAGTAAGCCAGCTACTCAACAAAGTGTCCGATGACCCTGTCCTGAGGACTGCCTTGGATAGGGCAATCTCCTCCTATTGGAAAAAGAGGAAGCAGGTGATGGAGAGATACCCCTACGTGAAGGAGCTCGCTGATGAGGTCAGGAGGATAAAGGAATGGTCCATAGACCACATGGATGAGTTGCTCGACAAGGCTATCGAGGCTGTAGAGGCCAAGGGCGGGAAAGCCTATATAGCCGAGACGGCCGAGGAGGCTAGGAAGATAGTGGGCGAGCTGGTGGGGACCGGTAAGGTGGTGACCAAGGCTAAGAGCATGACGACTGAGGAGCTGAAACTCAGGGAGTTCCTGATTGAGAGGGGAAATGAGGTATATGAGACTGACTTGGGGGAGTTCCTTGTTCAGTTCCTCGGTCCGAAGCCGATGCACTTCATATCTCCCTCTATTCACCTGACGAGAGAGAAGGTCGCGGAGTTCCTCAAGGACTTCATGGGGGTGGAGGTGGACAAGGACGATGTAGAGGGAATGGTGGCTCTAGTCAGGAAGTTCTTGAGGGATAAGTACTTCAGCGCCGATGTGGGCATAAGCGGTGCCAATGCCTTCGCCGCCGATAGGGGGGCCGTCTTTCTCATAGAGAACGAGTCCAATATCAGGCTATCTATTTCCCTTCCACCCAAACACATCGCAGTCGTGGGGATGGAGAAGATAGTACCGACGATGAGCGATGCTTGGAAGGTGGTAGAGGTGATAAGCAGGTACGGCGGTTACAAGGTCACATCCTACATCAATACCGTTATGGGCCCAGCGAGGAGTGGGGAGGGAGACATCGGTCCCGAGGAATATCACGTCATATTCCTCGATAACGGGAGGAGAGAGGCCTCCAAAGATCCCATACTGAAACAGACCCTCTACTGCCTCAGATGTGGTGCCTGTCAATATCTATGCCCTGTCTTCGGCATCGTGGGTGGTTATTGGGCGGGACTCGAGTCAGCGTATTCCGGTGGCATAGGGGTGATGTGGGAGTACATAACCGGAGACAAGGAGACCTCGACTCAGCATGCGTTCGCCTGTCTCCTATGTGGAAGATGCATAGAGGCGTGCCCCATGCGTATAAACCAGCCCGAGGTGCTGAGGGAAATAAGGAGGAGGCTCATGGAGAGGATATGA
- a CDS encoding (Fe-S)-binding protein, giving the protein MDLKAVKLLLEKNAKKTWNPLGVKEEYCSMWAEGMNFPERGEVLLYTGCLYQMIPYIDMFARLLKGFESMNPALFGIAMKIKALADSLGLDTISLLASLEISKKDRERYFRIVRSIANALLSAGVKFAYMREEPYSGVLYHDLGMDDLFREHVMRLAKKIKETGARKVITIDPHTTYMLNYLIKEFVDDFEVEVVHYMDVLLERGYTPKVRGPKEVVIHDPCYLARWNGVIDQPRVLLSRAGVKVREPEFTRKFTGCCGGPIESLFPSLSSKLARKRMEELKETGSPCFTVMCPICLTNFQREARELGVRVFDIMEVIE; this is encoded by the coding sequence ATGGACTTAAAGGCTGTAAAGTTACTGCTCGAGAAAAACGCTAAGAAAACGTGGAATCCTTTGGGAGTGAAAGAAGAATACTGTAGCATGTGGGCTGAGGGCATGAATTTTCCTGAAAGGGGCGAGGTGCTACTCTACACGGGCTGCCTCTACCAGATGATCCCATATATCGACATGTTCGCTAGGCTCCTGAAGGGGTTCGAGTCTATGAATCCTGCTTTATTCGGTATAGCCATGAAGATAAAAGCGCTGGCCGATTCCCTCGGTCTTGACACGATAAGTCTTCTAGCATCATTGGAGATCTCCAAGAAGGATAGGGAGAGATACTTCAGAATAGTTAGGTCAATAGCGAATGCACTCCTTTCTGCTGGCGTTAAATTCGCGTATATGAGGGAGGAACCCTACAGCGGGGTCCTCTACCACGATCTGGGGATGGACGACCTGTTTAGAGAGCATGTGATGAGGCTAGCCAAGAAGATAAAGGAGACCGGTGCGAGGAAGGTGATCACCATAGATCCTCACACCACCTACATGCTGAACTACCTCATCAAGGAATTCGTGGATGACTTTGAAGTCGAGGTCGTCCATTACATGGATGTCCTGCTAGAAAGGGGCTATACTCCCAAGGTCAGGGGACCCAAGGAGGTCGTGATACACGATCCCTGCTACCTAGCGAGGTGGAATGGCGTGATAGATCAGCCCCGCGTCCTTCTCTCCAGAGCTGGCGTGAAGGTAAGGGAGCCGGAATTCACGAGGAAGTTCACAGGTTGCTGCGGTGGTCCCATAGAATCCCTCTTCCCCTCCTTGTCCTCTAAGCTGGCTAGGAAGAGAATGGAGGAGCTGAAGGAGACTGGATCACCTTGCTTTACCGTAATGTGTCCAATATGTCTCACTAACTTTCAGAGAGAGGCTAGGGAACTTGGAGTGAGGGTTTTCGATATAATGGAGGTGATAGAATGA
- a CDS encoding DUF3160 domain-containing protein yields the protein MSEWKLGSIPKPGDFPRAEELRIDWKPANWGSHSRREHFLNPHVIDELGVDERILLDRGFALIKWGETGDFPSAYSRLRRFPTYVTVDSFLHAYHVQFDSILADIEEDHLFNDLLNLTDRMIEHSSSDILKVGEPALMNLAYFSVGKKLLDPDFSPPAEVADLVGREVNLINKGKIAVSPIFGYKEDYSQYRPRGHYTRSDRLRRYFKAMMWYGRMAFLLRGGLVDEERSRELTIRASLIAADLSSDENASEIWARIYTVTSFFVGFADDYTPYDYLEALKSLFDGTLTLEQLHSLREDGSIGKFRKELLKRGKPRIYGGTGVCDVTPPITEEGLEECLAKTAGMRFMGRRYVSDSYVFQRLVAPSVGLYTGEDKPFTLVMTQIGPARGFPRGLDWFAVMGSDRALQILKEEGDASYEHYEERVRELREEFSKVEWSKNLYWSWLDVLRLLIQERGEDYPPYMRSDAWLDRQLQTALTSWTELRHDTILYAKQSYTPKLTAAPPSAEIGAVEPLPWVYGRLESLVNQTMKGLEDMGYLSREAKTRLEILAQALRTAREISVKELKGEPLNETDLYFIGNFADVMESIMSGLDERAKSTVLVADVHTDLNSGEVLEEAVGKLDLIVVAFPTPNGTALMVGPVLSYYEFRHPMTDRLTDEKWSEMLDNPPKQFPWQEKLYHERLASP from the coding sequence ATGAGTGAGTGGAAGCTGGGATCGATACCCAAGCCGGGAGATTTCCCCCGTGCAGAGGAATTGAGGATCGATTGGAAACCAGCTAACTGGGGCAGTCATTCTAGGCGGGAGCACTTCCTCAATCCCCATGTCATCGATGAACTGGGAGTAGATGAGAGGATCCTGCTCGACAGGGGTTTTGCCTTGATCAAGTGGGGTGAGACTGGAGACTTCCCCAGCGCCTACTCTAGGCTCAGAAGATTCCCCACCTACGTGACGGTTGACTCGTTCCTCCACGCATATCACGTCCAATTCGATTCCATCCTTGCTGATATAGAGGAGGATCACCTCTTCAACGACCTCCTGAACCTGACAGATAGGATGATCGAGCACAGCAGCTCAGACATACTGAAAGTCGGCGAGCCAGCTCTCATGAACCTCGCCTACTTCTCTGTGGGCAAGAAGCTCTTGGATCCGGACTTCAGTCCACCGGCTGAGGTTGCGGATCTGGTGGGGAGAGAAGTAAACCTCATTAACAAGGGGAAAATAGCAGTAAGTCCGATTTTCGGATATAAGGAGGATTATAGTCAGTACAGGCCTAGGGGACATTATACTAGATCGGACAGGCTGAGGAGATACTTCAAGGCGATGATGTGGTACGGGAGAATGGCGTTCCTCCTACGGGGTGGGCTGGTGGACGAGGAGAGATCGAGGGAGCTGACGATCCGCGCCTCATTGATCGCCGCCGATCTCTCCTCCGATGAGAATGCCTCCGAGATCTGGGCCAGGATTTACACCGTCACCTCATTCTTCGTGGGGTTCGCTGATGACTACACTCCCTACGATTATCTGGAGGCGCTTAAGTCGCTTTTCGACGGTACTCTCACCTTGGAACAGCTGCACTCCCTCAGGGAGGACGGATCTATCGGGAAGTTCAGGAAGGAGCTATTGAAGAGGGGTAAACCTAGAATTTACGGTGGTACGGGGGTCTGTGACGTGACGCCCCCGATAACTGAGGAGGGTCTGGAGGAGTGCCTAGCCAAGACGGCCGGAATGAGGTTCATGGGAAGGAGGTACGTGTCGGATTCTTATGTCTTCCAGAGACTGGTAGCCCCCTCGGTGGGCCTCTACACGGGCGAAGATAAGCCGTTCACCTTAGTGATGACGCAGATCGGGCCAGCCAGGGGATTCCCACGTGGACTCGACTGGTTCGCCGTTATGGGAAGCGATAGAGCCCTTCAGATATTGAAGGAGGAGGGAGATGCGAGCTATGAACACTACGAGGAAAGAGTAAGGGAACTCAGGGAGGAGTTCTCCAAGGTGGAATGGTCCAAGAACCTTTACTGGTCTTGGTTGGATGTACTCCGCCTCCTAATCCAGGAGAGGGGGGAGGATTACCCGCCCTACATGAGATCCGATGCTTGGCTGGACAGACAACTCCAGACCGCCTTGACATCGTGGACCGAGTTGAGGCACGACACCATACTCTACGCCAAGCAGAGCTACACACCCAAACTCACTGCAGCACCCCCTTCAGCTGAGATAGGTGCAGTGGAGCCCCTTCCCTGGGTGTACGGGAGGCTCGAATCCCTTGTCAATCAGACGATGAAGGGCTTGGAGGATATGGGTTACCTGAGCCGGGAGGCGAAGACTAGGTTGGAGATCCTTGCTCAGGCGCTCAGAACTGCTAGAGAGATTTCAGTGAAGGAATTGAAGGGGGAACCGCTGAATGAGACCGATCTGTACTTCATAGGCAACTTCGCCGATGTGATGGAATCCATCATGTCTGGCTTGGATGAGAGGGCCAAGAGCACCGTGCTTGTGGCCGACGTGCACACAGATCTGAACAGCGGGGAAGTGCTGGAGGAGGCCGTGGGCAAGCTTGACCTCATTGTGGTGGCCTTCCCCACCCCGAACGGGACCGCACTCATGGTGGGGCCGGTCCTCTCCTACTACGAGTTCAGACACCCCATGACAGATAGGCTCACCGACGAGAAGTGGTCGGAAATGCTAGATAACCCACCCAAGCAATTCCCCTGGCAGGAGAAGCTTTACCATGAGAGACTTGCCTCACCTTAG